Sequence from the Gemmatimonadota bacterium genome:
CCTTGAGCAATGTGCCACCATGCTAAGCATGTTCCGTGATGATTTTACACGGAAGTACCGCACCATAAGCATGTCCCTGCGAAAGCAGGGATTCGGAAGCCCTTCGCCATGCGACCCAACGCTAAAGGTGTTGGGTCTTACGGGCTGTAAGATAATTTATTCTTCGAGTGGAAAACAACTGTTTTCTCTTCTCTCATCCTTTGGTAATCCGCAGGCTCTTATTCCAATCGCGCCCCCCAAGAAGAACGTATCGCGTGCATAACAGAAACCATCTCGTTGATAGAATTGTCACAAGATCAGTGAAATTTATGTTGTAACACGCTATCTATCGGAGCATTTATGACTATCAAACGATACCCGGGCAAAGCATTTGGCCGCAGCAAGTCCGTTGAACACAATGGCATCGTCTATACGGTTGTCACCGCACCGGATGTGTCCACAGACCTCAAGGATCAGACTCAACAGGCGCTCGAACAGTTGGACGCGAATCTCGCTGAGGCTGGAACCGATAAGTCTTGCCTTCTTTCCGTCACGATCTATATCACAGATATGTCAAAGAAACCCATCCTGAACGCGGTTTGGGACGCCTGGATTAGTGCCGACAATTGGCCCCAGCGCGCCTGTGTGGAGGTTAAGCTGGAGGGAGATACGCTTGTGGAGATGGTCGCGATTGCTGCGAAATAGGTGACGTATTGGGGAAAAATAATGAGTGAAGGCAAGGTTGTTGAAAAGACAAAAACGCCCGCTACTATTGAATCGTTGCAGACGGATCTTCGCGCGCTTGGCGTTAGACCGGGGATGGTCGTGTTGGTGCATTCGTCTTTGAGCGCGATGGGATGGGTGTGTGGAGGGTCTGTGGCGGTTGTTATTGCGCTTCAGAAAGTTCTGGGCTCTACTGGAACGCTTGTGATGCCCGCGCACTCAACCGGTCTGAGCGAGCCGAGCAAGTGGAAAAGTCCGCCCGTTCCTGAGTCGTGGTGGCCGGTGATACGCGAGACTATGCCAGCTTACGATCCGGTGCTTACGCCAACTCGCGCTATGGGCATTATTGCGGAGACATTTCGCAGGGAGAGAGGGGTTTTCCGCAGTTCACATCCGCAGGTCTCGTTTTGTGCATGTGGGCCTCAAGCATCGTATGTCGTGAATAATCATTCACTGTCTTTTGGCATGGGCGAGGATTCGCCGCTTGCGAGAATTTACGATTTGCACGGTTTTGTCCTGCTTCTCGGTGTGGGGCATAAAAATAATACGTCTATGCATCTTGCGGAATATCGGGCGAATTTTTCTACTAAGCGCATTGTTCAGGATAGCGCACCGATTTCTGCGTCGGGTTTAAGGACGTGGACTACCTTTGAAGAAGTTGAACCAGATAGTTCGGATTTTGATCGCATAGGTGAGGATTTTCTGCGGTCAGACGCGGGGAATGTGGTGCGTCATGGCAAGGTTGGTCTCGCGAGTTGTCAACTCATGCCACAACGCGATGTCGTGGATTTTGCGGTCGACTGGTTGGAAGAGAATAGATCGAAATAAACCTACAGGAGAAGATATGTGGCCGTCCTTGAGGGACTTTCTTCGGATTCCCGGTGAACTTACGGGTAAAAATGTCCGGATTGCTGTTATTGATGGAGAATTTCCAAACCACCCCGATATCAGTACAAATGAACGGCGTACATCCTACTTGGTACGGGGCATGTCAGATCCTGAAACGCATCCCGAGGTGTTTCAGGCGGAGCCTGGACCGTGGTCAGGTGGCTGGCATGCGTTGTGTGCCGCGGCAGCCGCTGGTGGATCAGGTGCCGAATCGCAGGAGATATACAAAGGTGTAGCACCCGAAGCAGATCTGTTTCTTGTTGCTAAGTACTCACGCGAGCCGGAGTATGATCTTGAAAAGGCACATATTAAGGCATTGGAATGGGTTTTGCATAATTGGCGGAAGTACGAGATACGAGGCGTATTATCAGCACGCAAAAGGCGGATAGGTTCAGGCATTCTACCATGGCAGACAGATCCGCGTCGCATCTTGTGTGAAGAATTAGCTTCTGAGGGCGTGCTCGTGGTTTCCGGGTCGGGGAATTGGCCAGATGAGACTACTGGCATCGCTGAACCCGCAGCCCCGTCTGTGCTTTCTGTTGGAGGCGTAGCGATTCCTCAGGATGGGGATCCATATCGGGCCAAGATGTATCAAGGATGCCGAGGAACTACATTTGAGGGGAAATGGATTCCGGATATTCTGGCACCGGCAGAGAACGTTGTTCTGCCCCATAGAAACGATGAAGAGATAGCAAATAATTTTTATGCAAAGATAGACGACATTCCATTTCGCTACGCTCGTATAGATGGTACATCGTTCTCGGGACCGGCTCTCCTTGGGGCAGCCGCCTGTCTGTGGCAAGCGCATCCGAGTTGGACAGCCCGCGAAATGAAATCAGCGCTGATATCGTCATCGCTGAAGAGGCCCGAATGGTCGGATCTGCGCGCTGGCCTGGTGTCAGTTAGCTGCGCCATGGCTAACGGCGTACCTGATGCCGTGCATGATGTAACGGATCCCTACCGAAATTGGTCATCGTGGCGAAAAAGCTCTCTGGATCACAGGTTGGATGGACTTAAGAGCAACAATCCCGATGAAGTAAAAGATGTAATCCTCTCTTTTGTTGGTGATGATCTCCCACACCAGGCTGTAAGTCTAATATGCAAGCAAACAAAGCATCCCGTAGCAGATGTTCGCGCTGCGGCTTTGTGCGCTCTTGCTGGCGGACCACCGTCCCAGGTGGATTCGGGCTATATACTGAGAGCGTTTCGAGATTCTTCGCCAATTGTCCGGATGGCGGGTGTGTACTTGCTACGAAGTCGTTCAGATTTGTGGTCTGAATGTAGAGTTTCCTTCCACAATCTCTTCGATGATACGAGCTTAGATGTCCGTATTGAGGCTCTTTACCTTGCCCCAAAAATGGCTTATCCAGATTTTGCTGAGGGAATCGCTGCGGGCCTTGAAGAAGACGCCCGGATGGGTCGCGTAGCGAATTTCGCGGCCCGACGAGATGCACTGGAAGCTATAACAGGACAAAGATTGCCGAGGACGAGACCACCCTTTGTACACGGAGGTACGCCTCATACGGACGAGAGCCGTGATGCTCGAGTGGATCTGGCACGTCGATGGGAGGATTGGCTCGGCGAGAACTGGCTGACTGGACGTGTTTAAATCAAACGATGATGTGGTTCGTACATCGTTGAATATTAAGCGAAAGAGATACATGATCGAAATCAGAAAATTAGAGCAGCTACGGCGCGAGGATTTGCATATAGTGGATGGTTATGTTTCAAATGATAGGTACCAGGTGTCTAAGACTGAGACCGCTGATGAGTTTTGCTTTATCCTGAAGCGTCAAAAATTGGATGAGCCTTACGTGAAACGCTGGTCGTTCTCAAAAGAGGATTTCAGGAATTACAGCGAACTTGTCAATTGTGGTCTGTCGCTGGGAGCCTATGACGTTGATCGGCTTGTGGGTATCGCTATTTCGGAAAAGATAGAGTGGAATAGGAGCCTGTGGATCAGGGAATTTGGGGTTGCCGAGTCATACAGGAGAAAGGGTGTCGGCAGGCAATTGATGGAGCAGGTAGCGGAAGTCGCCAAAGCTGAAGGGCTGAGGATTTTGGTTTGCGAGACTCAAAATACCAATGTGCCAGCCATTGATTTCTATCGCAGCGCAGGTTTTGAAGTCGAGGGTATCGATCTGTCCTATTATACCAATCGTGATATCGAGGGTGAAGTTGCAGTGTTCATGAAACGCAAGTTATAGTATAGATGAAGACAATCCAATGATTGCGAGCAATCTTACGAAATATCCCGATGTGAACGAGATCATAGACTTTTTTGTTAAAGGCGTTTTTCCCGTTCTCGGGGAAAATGCACTCGGGATATATCTGACTGGCTCGCTGTCCCATGGGGCGTTTAACTACCATAGCAGTGATATTGATATTACAGTGATTGTGCATCGCCCTGTTTCTCAAAGCGAACTCGATTCAATTCGGCGTTTGCACAGAGAGATGGAAGAGAAATTCGAGAAATGGGCGCGGCGGTTAGAGTGTTCTTATACGCCTGTCGATATGCTACCATGTGTTATGCCTCCAACGGAGCCGAGACCGTGGTACTGGGGTGGTGATTGTACCCTTTATGAGGAGGCACCTTATGGAAATGAATGGATAATCAACAAATATTTTCTTTATGGTCATTCCATCGCTTTATTTGGTCCGAGCTTTAAGAAGCTGTCGCCCCCGGTTGATATTGAGGATGTGCGAAAAGCCTGCGTTCGCGATTTGTTTCAGGAATGGGCACCGAAAAAATCCAATCCGGAATATTTTAGGGATAGCCACCATGAAGCGTATTTCATTCTAAATCTGTGTCGAATACTGCATACTGTGATTTGCTCCGTTG
This genomic interval carries:
- a CDS encoding RidA family protein; its protein translation is MTIKRYPGKAFGRSKSVEHNGIVYTVVTAPDVSTDLKDQTQQALEQLDANLAEAGTDKSCLLSVTIYITDMSKKPILNAVWDAWISADNWPQRACVEVKLEGDTLVEMVAIAAK
- a CDS encoding AAC(3) family N-acetyltransferase, with amino-acid sequence MSEGKVVEKTKTPATIESLQTDLRALGVRPGMVVLVHSSLSAMGWVCGGSVAVVIALQKVLGSTGTLVMPAHSTGLSEPSKWKSPPVPESWWPVIRETMPAYDPVLTPTRAMGIIAETFRRERGVFRSSHPQVSFCACGPQASYVVNNHSLSFGMGEDSPLARIYDLHGFVLLLGVGHKNNTSMHLAEYRANFSTKRIVQDSAPISASGLRTWTTFEEVEPDSSDFDRIGEDFLRSDAGNVVRHGKVGLASCQLMPQRDVVDFAVDWLEENRSK
- a CDS encoding S8 family serine peptidase, which codes for MWPSLRDFLRIPGELTGKNVRIAVIDGEFPNHPDISTNERRTSYLVRGMSDPETHPEVFQAEPGPWSGGWHALCAAAAAGGSGAESQEIYKGVAPEADLFLVAKYSREPEYDLEKAHIKALEWVLHNWRKYEIRGVLSARKRRIGSGILPWQTDPRRILCEELASEGVLVVSGSGNWPDETTGIAEPAAPSVLSVGGVAIPQDGDPYRAKMYQGCRGTTFEGKWIPDILAPAENVVLPHRNDEEIANNFYAKIDDIPFRYARIDGTSFSGPALLGAAACLWQAHPSWTAREMKSALISSSLKRPEWSDLRAGLVSVSCAMANGVPDAVHDVTDPYRNWSSWRKSSLDHRLDGLKSNNPDEVKDVILSFVGDDLPHQAVSLICKQTKHPVADVRAAALCALAGGPPSQVDSGYILRAFRDSSPIVRMAGVYLLRSRSDLWSECRVSFHNLFDDTSLDVRIEALYLAPKMAYPDFAEGIAAGLEEDARMGRVANFAARRDALEAITGQRLPRTRPPFVHGGTPHTDESRDARVDLARRWEDWLGENWLTGRV
- a CDS encoding GNAT family N-acetyltransferase, which translates into the protein MIEIRKLEQLRREDLHIVDGYVSNDRYQVSKTETADEFCFILKRQKLDEPYVKRWSFSKEDFRNYSELVNCGLSLGAYDVDRLVGIAISEKIEWNRSLWIREFGVAESYRRKGVGRQLMEQVAEVAKAEGLRILVCETQNTNVPAIDFYRSAGFEVEGIDLSYYTNRDIEGEVAVFMKRKL
- a CDS encoding DUF4111 domain-containing protein — translated: MIASNLTKYPDVNEIIDFFVKGVFPVLGENALGIYLTGSLSHGAFNYHSSDIDITVIVHRPVSQSELDSIRRLHREMEEKFEKWARRLECSYTPVDMLPCVMPPTEPRPWYWGGDCTLYEEAPYGNEWIINKYFLYGHSIALFGPSFKKLSPPVDIEDVRKACVRDLFQEWAPKKSNPEYFRDSHHEAYFILNLCRILHTVICSVVGSKKMAASWVQKNYGERWGDLVGNALAWKYGIELDARQEAIDFLDFVISEVSKTGVYTQVINDTSYIGEDENGSC